The following are encoded together in the Bacillota bacterium genome:
- a CDS encoding glycoside hydrolase, with amino-acid sequence MCFLLPVLAGISFSDARWVHPLCQPLDISCNGPFVVLQDGSLATVDSKGFRVSRDDGKTWSDPTSVCEGVSDDEPASHYLLRTQKGTLVMVYLNFVGRHFEWDEQRKEPKEGCRLEVWAIRSVDGGKTWIDNQRVLDGYNPNFFALIQTRSGRIVAPLQHLTSNPGRLITCSVYSDDEGKTWRRSNWIDLGGHGHHDGAFEPTLAELSDGRLLMLIRTSLDQFWQAISTDGGRYWRIIQPSGIDASNSPGYLLRLQSGRLVLVWNRLHPEGREWQKSDWKQHTEFPSSWHREELSIAFSEDDGKTWTKPITFAKQSGGQLSYPYLFERRPGELWVIAGFAFQKFWEDPLPLRLKIDEEAFIRQAKQVSAVH; translated from the coding sequence ATGTGTTTTCTCCTTCCAGTTTTAGCCGGCATCTCCTTCTCCGATGCCCGCTGGGTGCATCCGTTGTGTCAACCGCTCGACATCTCCTGCAATGGACCCTTTGTGGTTCTGCAGGATGGCAGTCTGGCGACTGTAGACAGCAAAGGCTTTCGCGTGAGCAGAGACGACGGCAAAACGTGGTCAGACCCCACTTCCGTGTGCGAAGGCGTCAGCGACGACGAGCCAGCATCCCACTATCTGTTGCGTACCCAGAAAGGGACGCTGGTGATGGTGTACCTGAACTTCGTGGGAAGACACTTCGAGTGGGACGAACAGCGCAAGGAGCCGAAAGAAGGCTGTCGGCTGGAGGTGTGGGCGATTCGCAGTGTGGACGGCGGTAAGACGTGGATTGACAATCAGCGTGTGTTAGACGGCTACAACCCCAACTTTTTCGCGCTGATTCAGACCCGTTCGGGCAGGATTGTTGCGCCGTTGCAGCATCTCACCAGCAATCCGGGGCGGCTGATTACCTGCTCGGTCTACTCGGATGATGAGGGCAAGACGTGGCGGCGCAGCAACTGGATTGATTTGGGTGGGCACGGACATCACGATGGTGCGTTTGAACCCACACTGGCGGAGCTGAGCGACGGACGCCTGCTGATGCTGATTCGCACCAGCCTCGACCAGTTCTGGCAGGCGATTTCCACTGACGGCGGCAGGTACTGGCGCATCATCCAGCCCAGCGGCATCGACGCCAGCAACTCGCCCGGCTACCTGCTGCGCCTGCAGAGCGGACGCCTCGTGCTGGTGTGGAACCGCCTGCATCCCGAAGGGCGTGAGTGGCAGAAAAGCGACTGGAAGCAACATACCGAATTCCCCTCCTCGTGGCATCGGGAGGAGCTCTCCATTGCCTTTTCGGAGGACGACGGCAAGACATGGACAAAGCCCATCACCTTCGCCAAGCAAAGCGGTGGACAGCTGAGTTACCCGTATCTCTTTGAGCGTAGACCGGGCGAGCTGTGGGTCATTGCAGGCTTTGCCTTCCAGAAGTTCTGGGAAGACCCCCTGCCCCTTCGCCTGAAGATAGATGAGGAAGCCTTCATACGGCAGGCAAAACAGGTTTCCGCA